Genomic window (Oryza sativa Japonica Group chromosome 3, ASM3414082v1):
atgtgacggaaaagttggaagtttatgtgtgtaggaaagttttgatgtgatggaaaagttggaagtttgaaaaaaaagtttgcaactaaacacggtGATGGTAAAGCTTACGTACCGAATGGCAATGAAAACTCACACTCAGGGGTCAGGACAAcagaacacaaataaaaatagCTTCTAGACAGAATAATTTGTTGAAATTTATAAGTACTAAATTCAAAAGGAAAGGCGATAAAACATTAAGTTCAAAAACAAGCAATTATCTAGTCCCTCGCATTCTTTTGTGCCAGACTTTGCGCCTCATCTGCTGGCAGCATGATGAGGGTGAATGTCCAACATTTCAGTCTTTCGACCTGACCATCCAATAGTGATTTTATGACATCGTATAATAATAACTGACCAAGCAAAGGAGATTAGGAGATCGGCAGATTGCTTAAACCTAGATGATTCTGGGCATGCCCAAGCTTGATATTTCTAAAATTAGATAAAGGTCAAATCCTAAAAGTATGACAAGCAATCCAGAACACACACAAAAGCGACATCCTTTTAGAGAGGGAAGAGCAGTAATGTAACCAGATAGAATACTCCTTAACACTGTTCACACATTTACAGTTATGAGTATAGCATTCCAAAACTGAATACCTGGCATTGCACCTCAACACCATTGCAATTGACAACTTCAAAAGCTGCTACAACATGCTGAAACATTCGGTAAACAGAATTTAGTTTTGCCACAGTAATAGAATAAAATTTAGCTCAGGGTTAAATTTGGTCTCAACAGTTTAAACTAACCCACTAACCTTGAAAACGATTCCAACTTTGGTGCATTTGTCAACAGTGATATTGTTCACTTTACctgcaaaatgttttataaTTGTTATGACACCAAATAATATGGGAGAACGTGATATGTAATACGTTACATATCCCAAATAAAGGTGTATATTACCATTTACTTGAAGGACAGAATCCTTGCATCCATACACATATACAGATTGTCTAGCATCACAATCATCGATTGCAAGGTTCTTTTTACCAACTTGATTTTCGACCACCCATctgccattttttttatatctcaGGGAAATATGAACAGAATAATCAACAATATATAATATAAGCACATTTTATCAGAACAAGAAAATTATATGGCGTCCTTCTGACTATATGTCTAAATGAGTAAATGATGCAAGGTCCTTCAGACTGCCACGGTGCCaccataataaaataaatggttatTGTGTCTTGGGAAGCTTCAATCATGTGGAATTATATGAATTTGTGGCATATAACATACTactcaaatttgaaattaaCTAGATGTATGTAATTAATTCTATTTGCAATACTTATCTTGTACATATAATTTAACTATATAGAAATGTATGGTTTCAAGCTATTTGTCTACCAAAGCCCCCATTCTTGCAACTTCTGTACCAACTCACTAATGCAACCTAGCTAACCAGAAACGAGGCTTCCCAGATAATCCTCATTGTTGGACCTGGTTGGTGTTCATGCAGCCATGCAGGCCATCAATCAAACCCATACTGTACCAATTGACAGTATATACTAGAGTCTTAGATAGTAATCTATTTGGTGTTTTGTTTAATAATCAGGGTGAAGCTCACTTGCGCCCCATCTGAAGCTCCAATTTTGGAGGCccagacttgaaggagaaagaCCCTGCACGAGAGGTCTTCTCAGGAGCAGCAGCCGGAGCAGCAGTGCTGCTGCTAACAACACCACTTCTATCAGACCGGTTTTTAGTCTTCATGTCATCAGTAACCTTTCGCAATCCTGCAAAACAGTAATAGGGCTGTCACAGGTCTGTTTTTCAGTATtgataacaaaaacaaaagggaaaaaaatgtcaCAAAATAGATGAATCACGTGTTTTCATCTACCTGTGGTCACAGCTTTGCCTGAACTAATCTCCTGAAAGACAGCTGACATTCCTTCTTTAGGCTGTGCAGATTTAGGAGATTTCTCTGTGGTAAAAAGGGGTGCCGAAGGTAGAGCAGGTGGAGGGGGAGCCTTAGCCCCTGGTGCTTTAGGAGCTGGAGCAGTAGCCTTTGGTTGGGATACAGGTGCACCTCCAACTGGACCCCAGGAAGGACCAAGAGGGTAATGTTTCTTAACAAAATCCCGTAAACCAGGCATGTATAGCTCCTTCAAAGCTTTAGCCCACTCAACATGGTCAGCATCTTTGTTCCTGTACTCCACAAGAACCTAAGAGGAAGATTAATGAGCATTCTTCAAAACAGTATAATTATGTGTATGGTTCTGCAATTGAATGAGATAACTCAGGTCAATGATTAATATCATCATCGCGTACTCAGCTATAAGGAATACTGGAAAAACAggtaaaaaaaactactactaTGTTTTTCATAGGAGTAGTTGGTTTCTTACTTGTCAGGCTAATGGTGAAAGAAATTGTTGGATGTCGCGCACATTTTATTATGTGAAACACTTTATGATATGCATATAACAAAATGCATTATTTCCCAGAAACTTGAGAGATACACAGACTGAAGGAATAATGAAAGGTGACAAAACAGCCCTACTTCTCACCATACGAAAGCCATTCTCATCGCGAGAATGATTGTCTAGCATCCCTTTCTAAAAGGAGAAAACTTTGAGCATTCTGACCAGGCTTCACAATTGACGCATTTTGTGACTTTACATACTGTAGGTATAAAATAtggagatatttaactatttgccactcttacatGTGGCGTTTAACAATTTGCCAGCTGGACCCACATGTCTATGGGTGGCAAATTGTTAAATGctaaatctaaaagtggcaaattgTTAGTAAAGCAAATATAGAAAATGGTCGAATAAAAAAAGTGTACCTTGTTATTGTAGAACTCAGCCATCTGCCAACTTTCTTCAACATGTGCTGTAGGGAAACTCATGCCTTGCAGAGAAGAAGAATGGGAGAAATATTACAGAATGATATATATGGTAGTCGGCAAGACACCAATGCTAAAATCCAAACATAACAAATTTACTAACCACAATCCTTTCCTAGGAAGCCAACCCACGCCAAAGCAGTGAGACTGTCGGCAACACTCTTGATATGGTTGAAATAGTCAGGCCTCCTTCCTTCAGTCATCGCAATTGCTTTCGCAATAACATCATTCAGCGGCTTAAAGAAGTCTTGTGCATCAGCCATTGATGCAGGTTTCTGCGCAACATTAGGAAAAAAAAGCTGATTACTGATGCAAGAATGGGCACCTCTTCACCCCCCCTCGCCCTTAGTAACTGAATGACTATGTGTAATGTTCCCAACTTAGAACCAATCAAAGTTCAGGCTAGCAATAAGAATGGACATCGCATTTTTCAGATCTCACAATGGCTGAAGTAATTTTGTACATAAATGTTATCAATAATTTTGTACATAAATGTTATCAATAAACATGTAAGCACGTCATCGCACAATGAACCTCCAGCAGAATGGCCCTGGCCATCTCGATAAACAAAATACCAAAATCCTGAATTCGCCTCCAAATCTCGGGTTGATCAGTCATTCCCGCGAGATTCCTCCCCGGGACGCACATCAGATTGGCCCAAACAGTACGGAACGCCGGGAGATCTACGCGCCGAGCACACCCAAAATCTAAGAGATCAAGGCAGGAACACATGAGAGAAGCCGCGCCCCGTACCTGGAGCTGCTTGGCCTGGACGAGGCGGTCCTTGGAGACGGCGAAGGCCTCGGCGAGGACCTTGGTGGCGTCGAGCACCTTCCCTCCGATCTTCTCGGCCGCGGCGGTGAGGCGGCCGACGGCCCCGGCGACGAACTCGTCGTAGGCCACGATCGCCGgatccgacgccgccgccgccgcgtccagccCGTCCCCGAGGtcccgcggcgccgccgacagCGAGGCCCCGGAGGCCACGGCGGCCTCgaggcgcgccaccgccgcctccagccgctccACGAGCGCCTTCTCCATGGCGGCGGAATCAACAAGCTAGGTTACTCTTCCTCTCTGCCACTTCTGCTAGTGCTCCGTGCGTGCGCGTCTCTGTGGCGTGGCGCCGCGCCGCTTCCAGCCTTGGCGGATTTATGGCTATGCGCCTTCAGTTTGAGCTTGCTTGCCAGCGCcgcgtttatttttttttcccttcgtTTTTTTCCCTGATTCCTTATGAGGcgacaaaataataataataaattatataatagataaataCATGAATTTAAGCGtgttataataataataataataataataataataataataataataagtttAAATAGGTTTTTCAGATTTGAGAAACGCTTTGATACTATTTCGATCTATTTGTAAGGACGTGGAAAGGCCAACATGACAGGATCATGGTTGCACATGATCTTTGATTTCTTTTCAAAGCTTTTGGAATTGATGAGCTGGGCTAATTGCCGAAAGTTGAAGGCAAACACCGAAGGATAGAGGGGTTTCACAACAACAACAGATCTCTCCCGTCCTTCAGCATAACAGAGAAATGTCGGTAAGGCTTTCAGCCCAACGGTCCCAAATGGCAGACAACATGCTAGCTCAAATGGCAAATTCTTTCTATACGGGCCAAAATGCCAAACCAGAATCAAAATAGGAACAAGTTCACTTAACGTGCCTAAATTTTGCATCGAGTCTATCGGAGATCCCCAATCCGCAATACCAAAAATCTCGACCCCTCAACTATCACAAACAGTGCAGAAAAGGTCATGAGGTAGTATTTGTCGGCGAAATGGGATCTAGGGCCCCCCATTTACCGGGAATATTGTAGCTCTACATTTTTGTCATCATAACTGGACCCATGGTCAAGGTTAATTCCTAGAGAAGCTCGGGGCTCCTGTCTGCCAGGAGCCTAGGCCCGCCCGCGTTTTAATATACTATATTTATTCTTCTCCAAGAAGAATGTCGATATGTACAAAACAAATACACATATAAATATTCATAACCACAAGGTAACGAGAATCCGAGTCCCAGCCTGCCCGGGGACCTGAGCCTCCTCCTGCCCTTGTGGAGAAAGGCGTGGAGACTTACAAAATCTATATCTAAAAGATATAAGGTGAGTGGAAGCGAGGAGCTCGGGTTCGCTTGGGCGCCGGACATGCCATCAAAACCTATAAGATTTACATCTTATAACAGCAAAGCCTGGGTCTGGACTGCCCCGGTGCCCTATAGGCTCCGCAACCCTCTCCCAAAGAGAAGCGTGGAGACGTACAAAACTTACATCTTGTGTAAGTTTTCGTAAATGACATATTTGAGAAACTATCATAAATATGGTAAAAACATAAACAAAGAGATGCGGGGACGTGGCTCGGGACTGGATGTTAGAACACATCCCACAACCAGTTGTAAGCAACCGCTACTACCATAAACAGGATAAGTTCGTGGAGAACTCCCACTAACTGGTATTGAAAAGACCTGGGTGGGTCTAGTGTACGAACGTTTGCATCTCGCGAAGGGTGGGAACTGGGAAGGACGCGACAGGTGCGTATGGTTCTTCCGTTCCTAATTTCCCGTTTTCCTTTTTTACGTGATTCGTTTCAATTTTCTGTTATCCTCTTTCTTACGTTATTCTTCCATAACGGTATCAAagtttgtgtttttcttttttttagctaTAGTTATTTTTATAGCTTTTTTAAtggaaattttttatatatgaacttttttttggaaactcacatataaactttctatatatagattttatgtgcataaactttctatatatagaTTTTATGTGTATAGACTTTTTATTTATAAGAGATGAATTATATTTACAATTAGAAAGTTTAATTAGTGTATAAACTTCTGCACAATCAAAAAATCTAATTATCATcggatatttttttaagaaataaaatCCAATCTAAACAACTTAATCTAATAGGAAACAATGATTTGTTTGTCTTCTACCCGAAACACCCTAATCCTACGTAAGAGCTTCAACACGTCATTAGGATTAACGATAAAACGAGCTGTTCGCGAGATGCGAACGTTCGTACACTACACCCACCCGATGGAAATAGCACAGGAGGAATAAACGAACAGCGGCACGCCTCCATCCTGGAGGTTATCTGTATCGTCGCCGCGAATGGCCGAGATGAATGAAGTATCTCGATCCGTAGGTGCTTCGATATAATTTTCATCATAAAAATCTCATCTACATCAACCTCAATATCATTGTCATGCTAACAGTAACTAGTAGTAAGAACTAACAAGTGTAGTATCATTATGATTTTGAGACGTTGGATTTGATAAATGAAGTACGAAGGATGTATGACTGTGCTGGTGAACTATAGGGTAGATTATAGTAGGGGTATAAATTTGCAATACTCGAAAACAAAAATGTACTACTTTTATAAATCTcactattataaaagttgaatATGTTTTTGTCGATtgtttggtacgtcatccgatTCGAGTACGAATAAGATAGTCCGACTTCAAATCCGTATCCTATTCAATCGCCATAAAAAAAAGTCTCAAATACATCTACATGTATGTCTCGAATTTGTTGCTCGCATGTATTGAAGAAGAGAACAGGTCATCAGATCGATTCGTGCTAGAATATACCGCGCATATGTAAATTTCTCTTTATTAGTTTAGAAAGAAGCGCAGCTAGCATCGGCTGCATGCTCTTCCTGATCCGATTGTGATATGGATAAGATGATACAGCTTGGCTATTTTTCAAAGGTTGTTGCATAAACACCCATGTAGACATATCTTCATGTTATTTCTATCATTTATGAATTTGGAATATTACTATTATGTTTTTATGAGATTTTGCGATCGCAATGCAATAACCAGCCACGTGAGACAATTTCGCAAGTCATAATGCTCAAATACTGTTTAAAAATATGTCACGATTTAGTTTTttcgttgcaacgcacgagcaCTTTTCTAGTATATtaaaagagaaacaaaagaaaaaaaaatcagcacagCACAGGTGTTGGGCTAAGTTATAGGCCTATAATGGGCCGGCAGGCTGTGTGGAGGAAGaaccgaggagagagagaccaAGAAACGAACGGAGCCGTAGGATGGAAAGGAACGGTGGATATGAGAGAAGtgcacggccgccgcctcgccctcctcccCTAGCTATCAcgacttcttcctcttccccaatccacgccgccgccgcctccgctcctcccCTCGAGAGTCGCAACCTGCCCTTTCCCAATCTCGCCGCCAAATTCTCCGGCGAGACGGCCATGGAGGTCCCACCTTTTGCTCGCCCCAATCGAGCCTCGCCGTTGGCTTGGGAAGCGGATTTCCTCGAGAGGACAAATCTCACCATGTCGACGGTGGAGTACGCGCTTCCTACCGCAATCATGACGTCGCCATCCTTCGTCGCGGAAGGCGCTGGAGGAAGCCAGATTTGCGCCATGTATTCCTTTCAAGCCTTCAGTGAAATGATAAACGAGAGGAACGCTGAGCCCGGGATGATCGACGTCTTCCTACTCCCCCATCTTCCCCTCAATGACGTCTCCGATGTGTACGACCAgatcggcagcggcgacgccccCTACCGCATCTCAAATGGCCCCATGCTTCTCAACAAG
Coding sequences:
- the LOC4333945 gene encoding cyclase-associated protein 1, with product MEKALVERLEAAVARLEAAVASGASLSAAPRDLGDGLDAAAAASDPAIVAYDEFVAGAVGRLTAAAEKIGGKVLDATKVLAEAFAVSKDRLVQAKQLQKPASMADAQDFFKPLNDVIAKAIAMTEGRRPDYFNHIKSVADSLTALAWVGFLGKDCGMSFPTAHVEESWQMAEFYNNKVLVEYRNKDADHVEWAKALKELYMPGLRDFVKKHYPLGPSWGPVGGAPVSQPKATAPAPKAPGAKAPPPPALPSAPLFTTEKSPKSAQPKEGMSAVFQEISSGKAVTTGLRKVTDDMKTKNRSDRSGVVSSSTAAPAAAPEKTSRAGSFSFKSGPPKLELQMGRKWVVENQVGKKNLAIDDCDARQSVYVYGCKDSVLQVNGKVNNITVDKCTKVGIVFKHVVAAFEVVNCNGVEVQCQGTAPTISIDNTSGCQLYLSNDSLGASITSAKSSEINVMVPSGATDGDWVEHALPQQYIHSFKDGQFITSPVSHSGA